A part of Heliangelus exortis chromosome 3, bHelExo1.hap1, whole genome shotgun sequence genomic DNA contains:
- the LRATD1 gene encoding protein LRATD1 isoform X1: protein MGNQLDRITHLNYSELPTGDPSGIEKDELRVGVAYFFSDEEEDLDERGQPDKYGVKGSGSPGQETPTHHLHHQLVLNETQFSAFRGQECIFSKVSSGPQAGDLSVYSVSALPALCKPGDLLELLYLGPSEHPPPHWAVYVGSGQIIHLHQGQIRQDSLYDAAAGNVGRVVNSWYRFRPLVAELVVQNACGHLGLKSDEICWTNSESFAAWCRFGKREFKAGGELQAAADTQHQQQYYLKIHLAENKVHTISVLSY from the exons ATGGGAAATCAACTGGATCGCATCACCCACCTGAATTACAGCGAGCTGCCGACCGGGGACCCCTCGGGGATCGAGAAAGACGAGCTGCGCGTCGGGGTGGCTTACTTCTTTTCGGATGAGGAAGAGGACCTGGACGAGCGAGGCCAGCCAGACAAGTACGGTGTGAAGGGCTCCGGCAGCCCTGGCCAGGAGACGCCcacccaccacctccaccaccaGCTGGTGCTGAACGAGACCCAGTTCTCCGCTTTCCGCGGCCAGGAATGCATCTTCTCCAAGGTCAGCAGCGGCCCCCAGGCTGGGGACCTCAGCGTCTACTCGGTgtcagccctgcctgccctctgcAAGCCGGGGgacctgctggagctgctctaCCTGGGGCCGTCGGAGCATCCTCCGCCGCACTGGGCAGTGTACGTGGGCAGCGGGCAGATCATCCATCTACACCAGGGGCAAATCCGGCAGGACAGCTTGTACGACGCTGCCGCGGGCAACGTGGGCCGGGTGGTGAATAGTTGGTACCGCTTTCGCCCGCTGGTGGCTGAGCTGGTGGTGCAAAACGCCTGCGGGCACCTGGGCTTAAAAAGCGACGAGATCTGCTGGACTAACTCGGAGAGCTTCGCTGCCTGGTGCCGGTTCGGGAAAAGGGAGTTCAAAGCCGGGGgggagctgcaggctgctgccgacacccagcaccagcagcagtaCTATCTCAAGATCCATTTGGCGGAGAACAAGGTGCACACG aTTTCAGTCCTGAGTTACTGA
- the LRATD1 gene encoding protein LRATD1 isoform X2, translated as MGNQLDRITHLNYSELPTGDPSGIEKDELRVGVAYFFSDEEEDLDERGQPDKYGVKGSGSPGQETPTHHLHHQLVLNETQFSAFRGQECIFSKVSSGPQAGDLSVYSVSALPALCKPGDLLELLYLGPSEHPPPHWAVYVGSGQIIHLHQGQIRQDSLYDAAAGNVGRVVNSWYRFRPLVAELVVQNACGHLGLKSDEICWTNSESFAAWCRFGKREFKAGGELQAAADTQHQQQYYLKIHLAENKVHTVRFHSLEDLIREKRRIDASGKLRVIKDLAIVDGKE; from the coding sequence ATGGGAAATCAACTGGATCGCATCACCCACCTGAATTACAGCGAGCTGCCGACCGGGGACCCCTCGGGGATCGAGAAAGACGAGCTGCGCGTCGGGGTGGCTTACTTCTTTTCGGATGAGGAAGAGGACCTGGACGAGCGAGGCCAGCCAGACAAGTACGGTGTGAAGGGCTCCGGCAGCCCTGGCCAGGAGACGCCcacccaccacctccaccaccaGCTGGTGCTGAACGAGACCCAGTTCTCCGCTTTCCGCGGCCAGGAATGCATCTTCTCCAAGGTCAGCAGCGGCCCCCAGGCTGGGGACCTCAGCGTCTACTCGGTgtcagccctgcctgccctctgcAAGCCGGGGgacctgctggagctgctctaCCTGGGGCCGTCGGAGCATCCTCCGCCGCACTGGGCAGTGTACGTGGGCAGCGGGCAGATCATCCATCTACACCAGGGGCAAATCCGGCAGGACAGCTTGTACGACGCTGCCGCGGGCAACGTGGGCCGGGTGGTGAATAGTTGGTACCGCTTTCGCCCGCTGGTGGCTGAGCTGGTGGTGCAAAACGCCTGCGGGCACCTGGGCTTAAAAAGCGACGAGATCTGCTGGACTAACTCGGAGAGCTTCGCTGCCTGGTGCCGGTTCGGGAAAAGGGAGTTCAAAGCCGGGGgggagctgcaggctgctgccgacacccagcaccagcagcagtaCTATCTCAAGATCCATTTGGCGGAGAACAAGGTGCACACGGTGAGGTTCCACAGCCTGGAGGATCTAATACGTGAGAAGCGCAGGATCGATGCCAGTGGCAAACTGAGGGTGATCAAAGACCTGGCTATAGTGGATGGGAAAGAATAG